The Apium graveolens cultivar Ventura chromosome 3, ASM990537v1, whole genome shotgun sequence sequence TTaggtgatatatatatatatatataagaaaagTTTTATGGAGACCACATTTTTATCGGAGACCTCGGAGACCACATATGCtctgcaatcaaaacactatgaaatatattattttgtgaagtatgttctatgaatatcactaattcattaaaattgttgaagatcGTTTGagtttaataagtataatgtgtatgttatgcaatttgaacaaatgttctgcaatttgaacaaatgttctgcaaactaaacatgtttcgtAGAATAAAACTTTTTGTGATGTTCTACATGCGGTACAtgtatgatattcaagattttgattAAAATAATGATCTTTGTAGAACATTATTCGCAAAATAATACgttttgcaatatttttatgCAAATTTTTAGTTGCAGAACATAAGTGGTCTCCGTGGTCTCCAACGAAAACGTGGtctccatatatatatatataaatctaaTTATGTAAGAGTGCAGTGCATAAAGAGAAGACAGATTAAAATGCACCATGAGTGAAGAAAAGATTATCTAAGCAAGACCTCGAGCTCATCTAAGCTTCCATTGAATGGAAAATGGGGGTTTATGTGTGTGGCCGGATTAggtgaaatatatatatatatacaaaatacATATGTAAGAGTGCAGTGCATAAAGAGAAGACAGATTAAAATGCACCATGAGTGAAGAAAGGTTTATCAGAGTAAGACCTCCAGCTCTTCTAAGCTTCCATTGAATGAAAAATGGGGGTTTACGCAAGCACCGTTGCTGGTCATAACAGTAACTACGCCTGCTCCATTTTCTGTTGAGGACTGACCAAATCCTCTGCTTTCAGTGTTACTAACGATGTTCGCCTGGTCTTCATACTGAAAGCCTTCTTCAATTTCCCCAAGTTCTGCTACAGGTTGGTGCAAGCCAGGAATTTTATTCTCCGTTTCACGCTTCTCTGCCTCTCTAGAGCTTGTTGCTCCATTCATTGCAGATGACAATCCAACCAGATTCACAGATTCATTAACTGCCCCACCATTCCACGAAGATAATGTAGGCAGATTCGTAAACCTCTCTGATCCTTCATTGACACTACTCTTGCTAATTTCACTCCAAGTATCCCCAGACTCATTTGCATCTATATTACTGACATCTTTAGGACATGACTTTGCAGATCTCAGGTCCGTCCCATCACCACCATCCTCCAGCATTCTTTTCCTTGAACCATCAGATACATCAGCAGAGACCATATTTTCACATACCTTGCCAGGAACTTGCTCTTCAGAAGAAACTCGCCTCCTCTCTCCAGGCAATCTAACTGGACGAGGACGGGCCCCACCAGGAAATACAAAACTAGGTATGTTTCTACGCCTTACATGGGTTACACGTATCTCCATTCCTGGTTTCCACATTGTGTAATTAGCGACTGATTGCTTAAATTCATCAACAGTCAGTCTGATATCATACTGTTCCCCTTCATTAGCTGGAACACCTTGTTTCCTTTGCAGGCCCATGAAGTAAGAACAGTGGAATGGTCTACTTTTGTCTGGGAATCCACCTGGGTGTGGATGGCACTGAAGCATGTTGAAAGTGTGTCTCTCAATCTACATCTCCAACGAACAGAAGTCAGTAACATTGAGAAATAATCGAAGGAAACGGAAATACTGAAATATAgttatacacacacacacacgtgTTACATGTTGTCACCTTTAATGTAAGCTGGCGAAGACGAGATTCGACCCATCCTTTCCAATTTCTAAGGTCATCTTCATTTGCTGCACATATATCAATCTGCAAATAATTCTTGTACGATTCGAAGAAAGGATATGGCTCAAAAAGTCTATCCCATTCAGTCCTGTTAGCCTCCATAACCTGCATTTGAAGCAATAAGCATATCTCAAGGATATTGTTCGAATAAATTATGGAACTTGAGGGTGTTTAAAAATAGTAGCTTCTTTTGCACGAGAGGCAAATAAGCCACTCCTAATATTATAGTATACAGAAAAAAATATGCTTGTCTCGTCATTTAGGTTTTAAAAAATACCTTCTTTTAGGACAAAGGAGCCACATAGGCACATCCAATATTCCAGCACAAAGCACTCAACATCTAGGTTGATCTCTTATATAGTTAAAGCAATTTCACTGGTTTCCAACTTTAACCATTTTAAAAACTTTAAGCACTCAGCAAACCTACAGACTATGTTTTAAACCCGCTTAAATTGCAACAAACAATAATACACCAAACATATAAACAAATCAAAAAGAAATTCAATGAACACAAAAATCTGATCAAGATTCAAAAGTGCACAATGTTTATTAGCTAGAGACCTAACAGGTAACAACTAACCATTCACCAACATATAGTAATTAATAGTTTACTAGGCATTAACAGTTTAATGACATTTAACAAGAAGAATGACAAAGCTTTACCCATAAGAAATGAATAGAATTGCAAAATACATGTTAAATATACCAATAATAATCCTCCAAAAATTCTTTGATAACAATGGGCATTATATACACACTTAGAATCTGTTCATGGTGTTGTATTTTTTATACATAGGTTTATACAAATGAATGAGGTTTACCTCACATATATCATACCCCCTTTGAAACTCTTCTGTCATAATCCGCAAAGTACTTGATGACACGTTATAGCTAGAGTTCATGCAGGGATAAGCTGGGGTAATAATAGGCA is a genomic window containing:
- the LOC141712163 gene encoding nuclear poly(A) polymerase 1 isoform X1; the protein is MAMTGFNNQNHVPHLGITEPISLAGPTEYDVMKTRELEKFLADAGLYESHEESIAREEVLGRLDQLVKIWVKSISRAKGLNEQLVHEANAKIFTFGSYRLGVHGPGADIDTLCVGPRHAERDDDFFGELQRMLSEIPEVTELHPIPDAHVPVLGFKFKGVSIDLLYARLSLWVIPDDLDISQDSILQNTDDATVRSLNGCRVTDQILRLVPNIQSFRTTLRCMRFWAKRRGVYSNVAGFLGGINWALLVARICQLYPNALPNMLVARFFRVYTQWRWPNPVMLCANEERSLGLQIWDPRRNPKDRFHLMPIITPAYPCMNSSYNVSSSTLRIMTEEFQRGYDICEVMEANRTEWDRLFEPYPFFESYKNYLQIDICAANEDDLRNWKGWVESRLRQLTLKIERHTFNMLQCHPHPGGFPDKSRPFHCSYFMGLQRKQGVPANEGEQYDIRLTVDEFKQSVANYTMWKPGMEIRVTHVRRRNIPSFVFPGGARPRPVRLPGERRRVSSEEQVPGKVCENMVSADVSDGSRKRMLEDGGDGTDLRSAKSCPKDVSNIDANESGDTWSEISKSSVNEGSERFTNLPTLSSWNGGAVNESVNLVGLSSAMNGATSSREAEKRETENKIPGLHQPVAELGEIEEGFQYEDQANIVSNTESRGFGQSSTENGAGVVTVMTSNGACVNPHFSFNGSLEELEKATDELSVPSSTGMSSMSAVQKKPVIRLNLTSMAKATGTSN
- the LOC141712163 gene encoding nuclear poly(A) polymerase 1 isoform X2; the protein is MAMTGFNNQNHVPHLGITEPISLAGPTEYDVMKTRELEKFLADAGLYESHEESIAREEVLGRLDQLVKIWVKSISRAKGLNEQLVHEANAKIFTFGSYRLGVHGPGADIDTLCVGPRHAERDDDFFGELQRMLSEIPEVTELHPIPDAHVPVLGFKFKGVSIDLLYARLSLWVIPDDLDISQDSILQNTDDATVRSLNGCRVTDQILRLVPNIQSFRTTLRCMRFWAKRRGVYSNVAGFLGGINWALLVARICQLYPNALPNMLVARFFRVYTQWRWPNPVMLCANEERSLGLQIWDPRRNPKDRFHLMPIITPAYPCMNSSYNVSSSTLRIMTEEFQRGYDICEVMEANRTEWDRLFEPYPFFESYKNYLQIDICAANEDDLRNWKGWVESRLRQLTLKIERHTFNMLQCHPHPGGFPDKSRPFHCSYFMGLQRKQGVPANEGEQYDIRLTVDEFKQSVANYTMWKPGMEIRVTHVRRRNIPSFVFPGGARPRPVRLPGERRRVSSEEQVPGKVCENMVSADVSDGSRKRMLEDGGDGTDLRSAKSCPKDVSNIDANESGDTWSEISKSSVNEGSERFTNLPTLSSWNGGAVNESVNLVGLSSAMNGATSSREAEKRETENKIPGLHQPVAELGEIEEGFQYEDQANIVSNTESRGFGQSSTENGAGVVTVMTSNGACVNPHFSFNGSLEELEATDELSVPSSTGMSSMSAVQKKPVIRLNLTSMAKATGTSN
- the LOC141712163 gene encoding nuclear poly(A) polymerase 1 isoform X3, which gives rise to MAMTGFNNQNHVPHLGITEPISLAGPTEYDVMKTRELEKFLADAGLYESHEESIAREEVLGRLDQVHGPGADIDTLCVGPRHAERDDDFFGELQRMLSEIPEVTELHPIPDAHVPVLGFKFKGVSIDLLYARLSLWVIPDDLDISQDSILQNTDDATVRSLNGCRVTDQILRLVPNIQSFRTTLRCMRFWAKRRGVYSNVAGFLGGINWALLVARICQLYPNALPNMLVARFFRVYTQWRWPNPVMLCANEERSLGLQIWDPRRNPKDRFHLMPIITPAYPCMNSSYNVSSSTLRIMTEEFQRGYDICEVMEANRTEWDRLFEPYPFFESYKNYLQIDICAANEDDLRNWKGWVESRLRQLTLKIERHTFNMLQCHPHPGGFPDKSRPFHCSYFMGLQRKQGVPANEGEQYDIRLTVDEFKQSVANYTMWKPGMEIRVTHVRRRNIPSFVFPGGARPRPVRLPGERRRVSSEEQVPGKVCENMVSADVSDGSRKRMLEDGGDGTDLRSAKSCPKDVSNIDANESGDTWSEISKSSVNEGSERFTNLPTLSSWNGGAVNESVNLVGLSSAMNGATSSREAEKRETENKIPGLHQPVAELGEIEEGFQYEDQANIVSNTESRGFGQSSTENGAGVVTVMTSNGACVNPHFSFNGSLEELEKATDELSVPSSTGMSSMSAVQKKPVIRLNLTSMAKATGTSN